The following DNA comes from Tachypleus tridentatus isolate NWPU-2018 chromosome 9, ASM421037v1, whole genome shotgun sequence.
CTTTATACCAAATTGCAATTTTTTTCTTGACTTTCAAAGTTCAATTTGATTGAGTTAAACATATTCAGTATGATTTCACAGCTCAGTATGAACTCCAGCTCTGCTAATGTTGTGGGATAAGATTCCtcacacaaaataatttaacatgtCAACATAAAAGATAATGTTTAGGTCTAATTCATTACTTCACATGTACACATAGttgttaatgttttcagtttcttacTCCTTAGTGTTTCAATGTTGAAGATAATGCTTAGATGTTAATTATTCCCTAATATATTCGTATTGAGGACAATTTGTAGACATGTGAAGAACTGATTAACTATGTACATATAGAAGTTTGTTTAGAAACAATTTATTATGCCATATTGTGTACTATTTTGAATATAATGTTTGATCATGATTTATTGCTCCTTTCTATGTACACATAACTGTAGGTGCTGGGACGTAATCATTTGATCCTTAATATGTATCCGTAAATGATGTTTAGATCTAGTTTATTGCTCTCTAACAAATGGAGTATATGATGTTTTgtcatatttagtttttcttcatGTGCACATATAAGGTAGTATTTCATCATGGGTAACTACtactaaatatatacaaatagtaGATAATACTTCAATCTAGTCCATTCCTCTTTAATATGTACACAAAGATGATCATGTTTAATTGTTTCTGTATTCCTCACTATGTTGACATAAAGGTTATTGTTTCACCATAGTTATTTACTCATTAACCTGTATGCATGGATGATAATGTTAAGTTCTAGTTACTCCTTGACGTCCAACACATCAAAGATAAAATTTTATCCTATTTCATTACTTAACATGTCCATGTAGACAATAATGATTAGATCTGGTTAATTACCTCTTCATGAGCAGTTGGaagataaagtttaaatataattaattcataaagtgttatacattgtaaataatgttttgttgtgaTTACTTGCTCCTTAATGCATTCACAGTGAGGTCATATCAAATACATGATGCTGTTGGAGGAATGATGCAAGTGTAAAAATACATGCTGTAACTCCAAGTTTTCTTAGCATATTTTGATAAGATTTTGTTAAAGACTACGTGCATTTTGTACACAAAgaatgacattattttaattatttgaactcCAAATATGATATTTGTCTGTTGTACTTATTTGGAATTAAACtcttatgattttttattttaagtataaaaatacttttcttcacctTACAGTTTGAGTTTTATTTGCATATTCTCTATAACATCCTAAatgaataacaattttttttaaggtaaatttttatatttttcatttttttctaccATAGCACTGACTACAGATGTCATCATTAACATATAGTGCAAAAAAAAGTTTAAgattaagaaatagaaaaaatgtacataatgtttaatttttcatagaatatttaaaacatttttcttttgattaaatatttaacttcagatatttaacttttcatgtgtggttaatgtttaatgttttatattacttttctatccttaatttattatttatctcaaCTCAAATAAACAGTGCCTTTGGGGGTATATTACAATATCTTTGACAAATATATGCAAGCGTTTAGCAAAATGTTCTTGCACTTGCGTATTATTGTAAGTCTCGGCAACTGAGGTAAAGTTtgaattacatataaaaaaaaatttaacctttctaatattttcacaagtcaaagctgcataatgggttatttgtgctttgCCTAAGTTTAtccttataaatttattttagtgcctcatgtttgtatatctttttttttgtgtgtgtgtgaggggtAGGTTATAGTTCAAGAGTCTCAGGTTTGATTACCCTAGCACCATATTTGTAAAGATGTTAAGACTATCACTAAGTTTTAACTGCTGACTGGAGAGAAGACAATTGTGTGGCACCTGCCTCAAACATTTTCTTCTTTGGTTGTATGTACCATCATTAAATATAATTGattagctatgtttttaagacTAGACATTAAATTTTAGAGAGTACAGTGTCAAAAGCAAAACATTACAGTAATTCAAATTCTTATTTTtagatattactgtttattgtattcAAACAGTATAGCTTACAATTTGTTGAAAACAGAGTAAGTTTTTATAAGATGAAGATTGATTTAACCAGGAATATAGTAACCACAAATATCGTTACTTAGCTTGATCTGACACCCTTTTGAAAGGCCAAATCTGAGGTCACTGATAAATTTTTGTctcttcatgtttgttttttttacatattttgctTTCAAAAGTGGTGACTACTCCAGTTGTAGAAATTAATttcaaaggaaatatttttaatgaaacttagTTCCATTGGAACTGACTGGATATATAAAATGGGAGTTTCTGAtcagagaaagaaaaaacattaagaaGAAGGGAAGTAGTgttaatgtttttcaaaaatgtGCCTTACAACAAAAGTCCTGAAAATTTTatgacataaaaaattaaataacattataaaaaaaattgaaatctaaAACTAGATATTTAGCAAGGTTTGTAAGTTTCATTCAGTTTGGTTAAGTATTTACGTATATCTACTGTAGGAAGGTAAAAATCATGGGATATTGGTGAAACTTCCCTTCCATGTCTGTAAAGGATTAATTTCTTTAAGTGTTGTGCCCCCtgcaagtacagcggtatgtctccggatttgcaatgctaaaatcaagggtttgattccccttggtgggctcagcagatagcctgatgtggctttgctctaagaaaacacactctaaGTATTTTGTATAAGAGGATACATATAGTGGCATACACAGCACTACAGAATGGATTGGGACTTTTTCCAAAACATTTGGACCtctaattttatacaaataattcaaGTGATTTACCTGTAAATCAAgtgtttattgaataaataaagacagtggacctttattttgaatattcagaGTGGCTTTTACAGATGGGGACTTTAATTCTTTAAAAGAAGCTAAAATTAAATGATCATCAAACTGTTACTGAACTTAAGTAAttgaattttatataaactttcatGTTGCATCATGTAACATTTTAATTGTATTGTATATACccaaggttttttgttttttaattttaggaTCAAGCTCCAGTGAAGATGAGATACCATCATTCAAGCAACCAATAAAAAAACGCTCACATGAGTTAACAGCATATCACTTTGGTAGATCAGGCAAGTATGCATTTATAGGCTAAATTTTCAATTATGCTACCTCTAATTTATTTGAACATGTTTCAAAATATACCTCCTTTGCCCATCTGAGCATTGGTTTCGTTTTTCCAAACCATACTTACTATATGCTGAAACTATAGCTATTTCTTAAAATCCAGGGTTTCCactctttgcccatctaagcatcgAGAACTCTtactccagtcttttatacctcacATGAATGTACTTGCAAATtctaatttgaaaatttcttcaTTTTCAATGCACATTCTGTTTGTATGTAAGCACCTCATCCCAATAAtgtaatctctttttttttttctagacaaAGCATTTTGGCACATGTTTCTATCAACAGGAGTGTTGTGTGActgtttactttataaattttaatggagcattatttatacaattatctttttgtttgtaattctatcttacataacaaaaaaaacatatcaaTAGGTATGAATTCCCAAGTTAATATTTCTACTAAAGAGATCAACCAGTCCTCTTCTCTTCCACCTGTGCTATCTTGGGTTTGTCAGCAGCCAGGGAAGGTGTCACCTTCTGTTGAAGCTTTGTGGACTGAAGGTATCTCAAGGGgttttgaagtattttttacaaattacCCTAGAATGACCCTAGTCAGCCTCAACAAAGGATTGTTTTGAGCACTACCTCCAGCCCCCTTTCTTTAGTATGTTACTCAGGTTTGTAATGTTTTGGGGGTCTTTATTATTGAATTTGACTCCTTCCTTATTAGCAGAAAGTATAGTAAGTGTCTACTTGGTTTTTTCTCCTCTTCCTGATATTGCTGTTCATGCTGGAAGATTTGTCACTTAGTTATGTGATGGGAAAACTATGCCTTGTCACCCATGTTTATTAGATCAGCATACTTTGGCTTACCACTATCTGGAGTAGGTTTATTTAGATTCCCAGTGGATGGAACCCCTTTTGGACCTGTGTAGGGGTCTAGATTAGAACCTATGATCACTTTAAACAGATCAGTTATCTCAGATTTGTATTACTCTCACTACTGTCCAGGTATTTATTTTGAATCTAACTTTTTATGAAGTTTGTCACTTTTCCCTTTAGCAGTTTGAGGATGAATTGGTGATTTTGCTGATGTATTTCACAGTCAGATTAATTTCCATTCCTTCTTTGGTTTCCTGTTTGGTTTGTTGGGATTTATTGGGTGGAGATTCATTGTGGGAAAGAGATTGTTTACTGTCTTCTTTACTTATGAGAGTACTGAAAGTAACATTTTTCATCCCCTGTTATTTGCTTGAGCTCAAGAGACATTAGGATCCTAAATTTGTAATGTCTATTTATTGTCTTTCTGACTTTAATTTGTGAGCATTGGCCCTTAATTTTTCTCAACCCCCTCCTTTGGCTCCCACATCTGTTAGTTGCCATAATGTGGTCCATTCATATTCTTGAGGATCTTTGGCTCAGGTAGATCAATGACAAAGCTGTCAGTGACTATATCAGGGGTAGGGTAGCAGTGGGAGCATGAATACATCACTTCCTAGACATTTTGATTTCTTTGACCAGGAATCCATGGGTACTCCATGTTCTGGAATTAAGGTTGGACATTCAGTTTATATCACCTCCACCATTGTCTGCTCAACATGAATTGCCTTTTCACCTCCTACAGATCTATGCCAAATGGAGTTCTTACTTTTGGCCCATTCTTATATGCGAGTCTGTGCTGAAAAATGTTTTGGCTCTATTTCACTTTTATGCTAGGTTGCTGAATTTTCCTCAACTCATTGGTTGCACATTCCTTGGCTTTCAGTTGAGCTGAAGCccccacctttttttttttttactccatAACTCTTGAGTTTCGTCTTCAGGCTTATGGTTCTGATCCATTGTTTTATTAGTCTTTCTCAAGCTCAATCTTCGTGCCTTTTTCTTACCCTCCCTACCCTTTTATAATATCTATTTTACATACGTCTCATTTTAAATGTAATCCACTGTTCTCCTAAGGGTGTTTTGATGTACACTTGTTCCTTTTCTGTGTTGATATTTTCTTCCTCAGCTCTATTCTGTCTTACTTAATATGTATCCATAAATGATGTTTAGATCCAGTTTATTACTCTCAAACAAACAGAGTATatgatgtgtttattttcttCCTCAGCTCTATTCTGtcttacttgtttttttttttgctgggaTTTGTTGGGGAGGGACACCCTTTTTGTACAAGTATGTTTACCTCTTATCTCAAGGATCTTAGTCTAACTCCTTTTCTCTGGCAGTAAGATTTTGGTGAGGTACCTGATTTTTTGTAGTCATAAGCTGAAACTGCATGCCAACATTTTTTCTTGATGACTCCTTCTGTCCTGTCTTTCTCAAGCTTATTGTCTTCTCGTTGCTGTACTTTGTCTTCCTAACTCTTGTCTGCTTCTTGTTCTTCCATCCTATTCCTATTTTACCATCTGTTCTTCCATTATCAAATGATTTCAGCATCAACAGCCTTGTCAGTGACTATCTTCTGGGTTAAGGAGTAGTGGGACCTGTTTGACCCAATTTGCAGATTTATGGATTCTTTTGCAGCTGACTGTTTGAGGGGGTACAGATTCTCGGAACAGATATCGTCTTGCCTTCTGGTTTTTGAGTTTGAGGTGAATGGTAGAAGACTTCCTTCCCACTGTGGATTGGATGTTTTTTTCCTAGTTACACTTGTTTTGGATGGTGGTGATCTCCAGATTACAGTCTGATGTGCCCTAATAGTTTTACACCATAGACATGTCTGGTTTCAGTTGGTTGAGAACCTCCTTCTGGGGACTGGGTGAACCATTCCTAGATACTCTGGTTTTTGGACTGGAGTTGACATGTTGTTTACAATGTGAAAACAGATGGTTGATGACCCTTCTCATAACAGTTACCTTCTCAGTTCCAACAGTTTAAGGTTGGAGTTGATTTTCAAACTATGATTGGAGGTGCCATGTCCACTCTGTATCTGGTGTACATATGGCTAATTCTCATGTGCTTCTTTACTGCCCCTTTAGCAACACTGTTATACTTGAAGAGCAAAAATTACATCTAGTTCAGATGTAGTGTGGTCTTCCAAGGGTGTTTCACATATATGTCATGCTCCATGAATTCTCTAGGTATATTCTGAAATGGGCTTATCCAGATTAGTTTACACTGGTTCATCTACCAGATGAATGTGGGATTCTATTTGCTGTATGAGAAGAGGTAAGGGATCATATTGGAAGCTATAATTTTTCTTCACAGAAAGTGCATTTCCAACATGTACTTACCTTGTCTTGATCTTTCAGTCTTTCATCCCTACTTCTGGTGTGTTGTTCTTGATTCTAAAGcttgtataaaacttttaatgagGTAGTAATGAATACTATAGTaacatgttatgttataaataaattatacaatgtgAAAGTTAAGAATTTTGGGATGTTTATCATAGCATCCATCCACATATTTTTTATCTTCATAACCCAGACAAAGGATAAGCACctcaatttatacattttataacagtttcttaatttttattatttctttatgaaaattagaaattactcttcattgtatacacacacaaactcaTGTACATGTATACTTAAGCACATCTAAAGCCAAGATGTGGTGGAAAAGTTGTTCTAAGTTGCTCATTGAATTTATATTAAAAGCTCACTTATCAGTTATATGTACCAAAGGATGTAGCTGTTATGGATATTATTGGTGTgtttacagaaacaataaatcactttatttttaaaaaataaaagtgaaaaaagaactgtttttctttatatattttatttatgaacaaGTCAGTTTTATGTATATCACTTTTTGATTCTGTGATGTCTTTTGATGAATAACTATATAATTGTACCAGCAAAtcgatattttgttttcatgtatttcATTGTACAGCATCATTTAAAGGCATCACAAACCTTATTTCATTGTATTACAAGACCAGCAAAtttgttaacagtattttcattaaatatgttgaGTTTCTGTAATTTTATCCTCTTATAATCATATCAGATTCCAGCCATGATAGTGATAAAGATGAAGATTCTCCAGTGCCTTTAAAGAAGAAGTATGGGATGGACATTAAAAACAAGGTTTCTTCTGTTGGAAATGACTTTGCCAAACGGATGATGGTAAGTtaggttttttattttgtatagttGAGCCCTATCAGCCAATGTACACCTACCtaaatttcaaatttgaaaactttAGTAACTATCATAAATCTGACTTTCTCAACTACTCTTATCAAAGAAAGTATttgaatgtgatattttgttgttttgtaatgtttCTGTGATATAgttcacaaagaaaaatttaaaacaatgttgaaaCTTGTGTTTCACCTTTAAGGTGACTTGCCTGTAAACAatgcacatatttttattttagaatttttttgcCACTCCCAAaatttaagtttgtatttgttcaagaacataattttcattttttgtttcttacttgCTTTTTCTTTTGCAGATTTTATTAGTATAGCCAACATTCCCACTTTTTTTTATGACCTTACAGCATGCTGGGACTACTGCAATTGATAGtgtcaaaataaatttgttaatgaaaACCACCAACATTTGACTGAATGAGTAAACTGAAACCTATTGATCAACAGCTGAGAAACATCttgagatgaaaaatatttttgatgttttttacAAAACAGTCTCATAATTAAATTTCTGAAATATCCGAAgatatttatgtacaaactaaATCAAATTATGTGAATATCTTTAAGCTGACATTAGATACTGTTTGATAAGTTTTCAAGGTTTAAAGCACTTTAATTATTACCAATGTAAAAAATGGAAAACTGACACATTTTAATGCCACTTTTCCAACTGGCAAATGGTTAACTTTTTGTGTGGTGAAATCTCTTGGATGATcataattttaatcattatttgttaCTATGTGTAGTTTTTTATCCTTATTATTGTGATCTATATATGTGTTTCTATTTTACGTACAAAAAATGTTGAGCGTGGATATTAATAGTTTAAAGTCTATATTACTTTTTGGTGTTggatttcaaaataaaagtgataGCTATAAAATATAAGTTGGATTCATTTagtgtcaaaatacttttcattttgcACATTTAGCTAACATTTTGGTGATACTTGTCATGTTTCATAAGAAAtcgaaactaaaataaatattttttagtgTGCAATGATATTTGCTATTCAGTATATTTCATATGCTGAATTTACTTTGTATCAGTATGTTTTTTATACTGAATTTACTTTATCTGTTATGGTTCATGTAATATTGAGTTTATATTGTGGAGAATAAATTATTTAGACTTTTtcattgttatctgtttaaaatcTAGAGAAATATGAATTAATAAGTAAACACTACTTTTGACTGTTGTCATGTTGAACAACATGAAATCTTTTTCTCCTGCAAGAATAGTAGTGTTCTTGTATGTGCCTAGTTTAACAACAAACTGTAGGTCTATGGCCATGCTCACAATAGAACAAATGATACCCTAAGTGTGTGTATGTTCTGTACAGTTAACTAttctaaacaattttataatgtgGTTTATATTTTGCCTATCAGAATCAGCTGGACctgtaaaagtaatattttggaTATCTTAAAATAGATAGTATTTTCAGtttagtttaaacagaatataaataataaaagtcaTTATGAAGATAtacatttctgttaaaacatcagtgaaacattaataatatatatgtacacatatattttgtataatttttttaacattcaagATTCTGTGCTTTTGAAGTATTGCTTTGTACCTTCTTGTGGAAAATGactttaaattaagtaaatatattttacatatcaaAATATTGAGTTTTgtctaataatatttgttttctttctagaacAAAATGGGTTTTGAAGATGGGAAAGGTCTAGGTAAGTACGGCCAAGGCCGAACAGAGGTAGTGGAGCTTTCAAAGCAGCGTGGCCGAAGAGGTTTTGGTTTGCATCTGGAAGGATTAGAACCATGCAATGTATCATGGGATTTTGAAGCAGAAAAGGTAGGCTGTTATTCATGTCCAAAgtcattttgttttgtataaaattgtaaaatagaaTAGTTTGAGCTGagcataaaatgttttgtttaaaattgtgcTATTAATTTATTGCTTTGTTGTAACATAATTTTGCATAAATTTAGTTTGTAAATAAgttagtttgtatgtttttgtgcATTTTGTGAGTAATAATCACgaagaattttatcatttttttcacacCTGGTTTTTTGTATAACCtaataagtttttaattgttaGAAAGGCTAATTGCCTCTCTGATCATGAAACATCTGTTACCTTGAACATTGCCAGGAAGAATTTCTACTCATGCCATAAGCATTCAATCTCCCACCTTTACACATGTAAGCATGTATTGTGTTAACCTGGGATTATATTCATCATTAGGCACTTGCCCTCTACCCAATGAGAAAGCAACACATCCTCCATACATAGCAATTTCTATGAACACTAGCATTTGAACAAAGGCTCATTCTTTCCTTGTATTCCAGCATGCTTTTTTTCTTAGGAATTACTGGAATGTTTGcacttattttaaacttttgttaccattcatagtgtaGTCTTTTTTCCCTATAATTTTCCTATTCATATGAAATAATGTATCAGTTTTAAACTTAccagttaaagttttaattcaaGGTATCTCCAGTTTGATTTTTTGCCTGTTCTCATTGCTTTACTCAACATACCTATGTACTATTGCCATGCTAGGAACTCAGTTTATTTCTagctatttgaaaaaaacaaattagaatattattttcatgtatCAACTGTATTATGTATTCATGCTCTGATTATTTTGATAGTTTAGTAGTATTAGTCACCCAGTACTATAATGGCAAATGTAGGCATTCTGATGATCAGTGATATTACTGCCATTGTGAACCACAAGTGTTTTTACTGATCTTAAATCCAGGATTTCCAGTCTTGTACTTCACTCTGTTACTTCAGCTTATCCTGATACATCTTGTAAAGTGTTTCATCACTGTTGTTTGAACTCTTCCTTTTGTTTCTACTTCCCTCTTCCTGATGAGGATGAGGTATTTCCATTTTCGTTCTTCACTGCTTGGATTCCACAGAtatcttttgttttctgtttctgtagTAATTTTATCTGAATTTTGAGCTCTCTTTTTGTTTGAGTCTTTATCACTTGAATAATTTCTTTGAATTTAGGGTTCTCATCTTTTTACATTCTCTTCTTCTTTTCAGTTTCTTGTCTTCATCTcttctttttaaaacaattttaagtgtTAAAGGTCAGTCTCTTATCATGCTTCTTATTTTACAGACTTTAAAACATGGCTTTGTCAGATTAACTGGGTTAATTTGCACTTGCATGTTTTCTATTCTTCCTTGATTTTCTTCCATTTTGTGTCAAAGAACTTAGTTTCTCTGTGTCTTCATTGTGTTTTGTGATGTCTTATTTTTTGACATGTACTTCCTTCACTATTCTCTACAGAACCTGTGTCTTTAACCATTTATGTTAGATATTT
Coding sequences within:
- the LOC143224951 gene encoding cap-specific mRNA (nucleoside-2'-O-)-methyltransferase 1-like isoform X7, yielding MIRGHTLSGSSSSEDEIPSFKQPIKKRSHELTAYHFGRSDSSHDSDKDEDSPVPLKKKYGMDIKNKVSSVGNDFAKRMMNKMGFEDGKGLGKYGQGRTEVVELSKQRGRRGFGLHLEGLEPCNVSWDFEAEKVSAEERVLWMPECHDDPPEMQELRQWMVEGPVGS
- the LOC143224951 gene encoding cap-specific mRNA (nucleoside-2'-O-)-methyltransferase 1-like isoform X5, translated to MIRGHTLSGSSSSEDEIPSFKQPIKKRSHELTAYHFGRSDSSHDSDKDEDSPVPLKKKYGMDIKNKVSSVGNDFAKRMMNKMGFEDGKGLGKYGQGRTEVVELSKQRGRRGFGLHLEGLEPCNVSWDFEAEKVSAEERVLWMPECHDDPPEMQELRQWMVEGPVGRAHIG
- the LOC143224951 gene encoding cap-specific mRNA (nucleoside-2'-O-)-methyltransferase 1-like isoform X2, translated to MIRGHTLSGSSSSEDEIPSFKQPIKKRSHELTAYHFGRSDSSHDSDKDEDSPVPLKKKYGMDIKNKVSSVGNDFAKRMMNKMGFEDGKGLGKYGQGRTEVVELSKQRGRRGFGLHLEGLEPCNVSWDFEAEKVSAEERVLWMPECHDDPPEMQELRQWMVEGPGLERKICVRTKC
- the LOC143224951 gene encoding cap-specific mRNA (nucleoside-2'-O-)-methyltransferase 1-like isoform X6, which produces MIRGHTLSGSSSSEDEIPSFKQPIKKRSHELTAYHFGRSDSSHDSDKDEDSPVPLKKKYGMDIKNKVSSVGNDFAKRMMNKMGFEDGKGLGKYGQGRTEVVELSKQRGRRGFGLHLEGLEPCNVSWDFEAEKVSAEERVLWMPECHDDPPEMQELRQWMVEGPVGR
- the LOC143224951 gene encoding cap-specific mRNA (nucleoside-2'-O-)-methyltransferase 1-like isoform X1: MIRGHTLSGSSSSEDEIPSFKQPIKKRSHELTAYHFGRSDSSHDSDKDEDSPVPLKKKYGMDIKNKVSSVGNDFAKRMMNKMGFEDGKGLGKYGQGRTEVVELSKQRGRRGFGLHLEGLEPCNVSWDFEAEKVSAEERVLWMPECHDDPPEMQELRQWMVEGPTGLFILRESVVKGLKNGPSHQSSRKGD
- the LOC143224951 gene encoding cap-specific mRNA (nucleoside-2'-O-)-methyltransferase 1-like isoform X3: MIRGHTLSGSSSSEDEIPSFKQPIKKRSHELTAYHFGRSDSSHDSDKDEDSPVPLKKKYGMDIKNKVSSVGNDFAKRMMNKMGFEDGKGLGKYGQGRTEVVELSKQRGRRGFGLHLEGLEPCNVSWDFEAEKVSAEERVLWMPECHDDPPEMQELRQWMVEGPGYLFYVNLL
- the LOC143224951 gene encoding cap-specific mRNA (nucleoside-2'-O-)-methyltransferase 1-like isoform X4, with product MIRGHTLSGSSSSEDEIPSFKQPIKKRSHELTAYHFGRSDSSHDSDKDEDSPVPLKKKYGMDIKNKVSSVGNDFAKRMMNKMGFEDGKGLGKYGQGRTEVVELSKQRGRRGFGLHLEGLEPCNVSWDFEAEKVSAEERVLWMPECHDDPPEMQELRQWMVEGPVDRVIYFT